The Bdellovibrionales bacterium CG10_big_fil_rev_8_21_14_0_10_45_34 sequence CCATATCATTTGAAAGTCGATTAGAACGAACTTGAAAGTATCCGTAAAAAATGAGCGAGGGTATCGCAATCGATAAGCCGAACGCTGTACAATTAAGAGCGTGCGAGATACCTAGCGAGAGCATCTCCGCCTTTTGTGCCGGGTCTGCTTTTTCAACAGCACCAAACGAAGTAATTAGACCAACAATCGTTCCAAGAAGACCTATGAGTGTGGCGACGTTTCCGAAAACAGCTAGAAAGCCAGTCCACCCCTCTATCTTCGGCGTCTCCCTTAATACCGCGCTATCCATAGCAACCTGAATTTCTTCGTCAGGCCTTTTGTTCGCTGCCTGTACCAACCCCGCCTTCAAGGCATTCGAGAGGGGCGCAGGTCTTTGATCACAAAAACTTATCGCTTGCCTAAGATCTCCTCGTAAAATCATTCCAAAGAGAGTGTCGGTAAATGATTGCTTGTCTAGGGTCATCCTTTGAAAGGCTAGAAAGCGCTCGATAATGAGTGCCACGACAAGAATACCGACCGCCGCAATGAAAAACATTGAGACGCCACCATCTTGAAAGGCTTTGACGAGCCAATGCGCTTGTTCAACTTGTTGAGTGGGTTCCACGTTAAAAATCCTCCTTCATGTTAATTCTGCGATGCAAATACGAAAGGATATACCACCTCGGCCTCTTGCCCTGGCGGTGGATCAGGAAATCTCCAAGTTCGAAACTTGTTTACAATACAAGTTTCGACTTCGGAGTTGTTCAGCGATGAAGTGTCCACATTAGCTGACCCGACTCGTCCTCTTTCTACTATTGTCCAACGAATAACTACTTTTCCAAATAAACTCGGGTTTCGGTTGAGTGCCCGTTCATAACAAGATTTAATCTGACGCAAGTTTTGAAGAATAACTCTTCTAATGGCTTCCTTGTCGATAGTTCCGGTAAACGCTTCTTCTGAACCACCGGGTATAATTTTAGTCCCTTTGATGCCACCAAGACCGCCGTCTCCGTAACCAGTGACGCCCCCGCCACGACCCTTCGTATTCACGCCTGCTATACCAACAGTGGCTGTGCCACTGCCTCCCTTACCAAGCGTTTTTAGACCCGGCTCCGAAGCCGAAGAATTATCACCTGCTCCCAATCCACCCTGGCCTTTTGCATCTCGACTTAGTCCCCCAACAACGTCAGAGCCACTTACGGCTTTTTCAATTGCTGATTGCGTGCCTTTGGTACCGAATACGCTCAGTAAGCCTGTCTTTCTCACATCACGAGGGGCAGGCGCTGCGGCACCCGCTTTTTCTCCTGCACTTTTGTTCGCTGTACCTGATGTGCCTTTGCCGATGTTTTTCGAGGTCAACCTTACTTCATTCGATTGAGAATTATTCGGAGCCGCCTCAGCAGGAGTTTTTTCCGGCAACCTGATGGGTGAACCCGCCGCAGGCTGATTAGGCTTAGGCGTATCTTGCAGCCCTTGCTCGGCTACTTTCTGAGGTTGCGAACGTTTTTTATAGACAAAAACTGCCTTGCGCAAAACCTCTTCTTCAACTTTGTCTTCTTCCATAATTTCAGGGCTATACACAGCAAAGTAAAGTGCAGCAATCGTGGTGAAAATAATGGTACCAACAATTGTAGCTAGCTCTGATGTAGAAAAGAAAAGGAACGGTGCGAGTGCAGGCTTCGGACTCGGTAAACGGTATCTTATGTAAACGGATACCCCATCGCTGAACTCGACTTGAATCAGCTCCTCTTGTTGAAGATTGATCCAGTAGCCTCCGGCAGCAGGCGTGATCAAACTCTTAGAGATCAATTCCGAAAAAGTCATAATACTTTTTGAAGACTTCACACAACCAACAGAGTTTGCCTGAATAAATATCTGCACTCCGCGATCAATTTTGATCAGAGGCTGCCCTTGAAATCCCATTCCTATGAGCGGCAGAAAAATCTGATTCTTAGGATGGTTCCCGACGTAGAAGGTTCCTGGGCTATCGAAATGGTAAGTCGAAATAACTCGGTCTCGCCACCCCACGAGAACTTCAACTTGGCTTCCCTTTGTGAGCTCAAGGGATTCAATAAGATCAGGGCCTGTGGGTTCAATTTTTGGTTCGCGGCTTTTACTATAGGCAGACTGCTCCTGCCCTCTGAGAGGTAGA is a genomic window containing:
- a CDS encoding MotA/TolQ/ExbB proton channel family protein, encoding MFFIAAVGILVVALIIERFLAFQRMTLDKQSFTDTLFGMILRGDLRQAISFCDQRPAPLSNALKAGLVQAANKRPDEEIQVAMDSAVLRETPKIEGWTGFLAVFGNVATLIGLLGTIVGLITSFGAVEKADPAQKAEMLSLGISHALNCTAFGLSIAIPSLIFYGYFQVRSNRLSNDMVESSMTLMNLVVANRDKLKF